The Aedes aegypti strain LVP_AGWG chromosome 3, AaegL5.0 Primary Assembly, whole genome shotgun sequence genome contains a region encoding:
- the LOC5578546 gene encoding acyl-coenzyme A thioesterase 9, mitochondrial isoform X1: MQPAVPAGCWQQLCRLSAKPRRIFCVSNIFTGTVLKKKSTMFLLRTSLASIGSKIFQRTALRTSVVISGKNNNGIGKFAVFGQSMSHISYLKGQCDLECTAGTMNDVKEVIIKKLGIEVGYTPFVSTREHLTQYAPKSLDELPPRSMQDSFTSAIIPLTSDKILKDKYVGFMGNVRLGRLMEDMDMFAVWVVHKHLLLPKLPEGVALPYTFVTVMVDKIDFTDLVPSHDADIRLSGHVSWVGRTSIEIVVWMEQKLHGEWRKLTRALFLMAARDATNTKAALINPLVPANEEEKVIFDGGESRKKRRIQLQKEDLLKTEPNDFEQGLVHDLFVKSIDTKSRAFNKRILPPGYTWMEDATMANIVFSHPEDRNAHNKVFGGFLMRNALELSWALAYNFAKRRPKLEHISDISFHHPVDVSSMLNMQAHVIYTDLHYMQIVVLADVYDAVTGQQTTTNSFYYTYSVAERLPHIMPKTYHEAMYYIEGRRKFRFAMGLDAPKNAAKPT, from the exons ATGCAGCCTGCAGTTCCTGCCGGTTGTTGGCAACAGCTGTGTAGATTATCGGCGAAGCCTCGACG aatctttTGCGTAAGCAACATCTTTACGGGcactgtattgaaaaaaaaaag CACAATGTTCCTGCTGAGAACGTCACTCGCTTCGATTGGATCAAAGATATTCCAGAGAACTGCCCTTCGGACTTCGGTCGTTATCAGTGGGAAGAATAACAATGGTATTGGTAAATTTGCCGTTTTTGGACAGAG CATGTCGCATATTAGCTACCTTAAAGGGCAATGTGACTTGGAATGCACTGCAGGGACAATGAACGATG TAAAGGAAGTCATTATCAAAAAGCTTGGCATCGAAGTCGGGTATACCCCATTTGTGAGCACACGAGAACATCTCACCCAATATGCACCGAAATCGCTGGATGAATTGCCGCCACGGAGCATGCAGGATTCGTTCACTTCGGCTATCATTCCTCTGACGAGTGATAAGATTTTGAAGGATAAGTACGTCGGCTTCATGGGGAACGTTCGTTTGGGTCGCCTTATGGAAGATATGGACATGTTTGCAG TATGGGTAGTGCACAAACACCTGCTGTTGCCAAAACTACCGGAAGGGGTAGCTTTACCGTATACATTTGTGACCGTTATGGTCGATAAGATTGACTTTACGGATCTGGTCCCATCCCACGATGCAGACATCCGTCTATCGGGACACGTTAGCTGGGTTGGTCGCACTTCGATTGAAATCGTCGTATGGATGGAGCAAAAATTGCACGGAGAGTGGCGCAAGCTGACCCGAGCGCTGTTTCTGATGGCAGCTAGAGATGCAACAAATACGAAGGCTGCACTAATAAACCCTCTCGTACCGGCGAACGAAGAGGAAAAGGTCATATTCGATGGAGGCGAAT CTCGAAAAAAGCGACGCATTCAGCTGCAGAAGGAAGACTTGTTGAAAACGGAACCGAACGACTTCGAGCAAGGCCTGGTGCATGACTTGTTTGTCAAATCGATCGATACGAAGAGCCGGGCCTTCAATAAGCGTATCTTGCCCCCGGGATACACATGGATGGAGGACGCAACGATGGCCAACATTGTTTTCTCCCACCCGGAAGATCGCAATGCTCACAATAAGGTTTTCGGTGGATTCCTGATGAGGAACGCGCTGGAGTTGAGTTGGGCATTGgcctacaactttgccaagCGACGACCGAAACTGGAGCACATTTCCGATATTAGCTTCCACCATCCAGTAGATGTTTCTTCGATGCTGAACATGCAGGCTCATGTGATTTATACGGATCTACATTACATGCAAATTGTCGTGCTGGCAGATGTCTACGATGCCGTTACTGGACAGCAAACTACCACCAACTCTTTCTATTATACTTACTCAGTGGCAGAACGATTGCCGCACATTATGCCTAAGACTTATCACGAGGCTATGTATTACATAGAAGGACGCCGGAAATTCCGTTTTGCTATGGGCCTCGATGCTCCAAAGAATGCTGCAAAACCTACTTAA
- the LOC5578546 gene encoding acyl-coenzyme A thioesterase 9, mitochondrial isoform X2: MQPAVPAGCWQQLCRLSAKPRRTMFLLRTSLASIGSKIFQRTALRTSVVISGKNNNGIGKFAVFGQSMSHISYLKGQCDLECTAGTMNDVKEVIIKKLGIEVGYTPFVSTREHLTQYAPKSLDELPPRSMQDSFTSAIIPLTSDKILKDKYVGFMGNVRLGRLMEDMDMFAVWVVHKHLLLPKLPEGVALPYTFVTVMVDKIDFTDLVPSHDADIRLSGHVSWVGRTSIEIVVWMEQKLHGEWRKLTRALFLMAARDATNTKAALINPLVPANEEEKVIFDGGESRKKRRIQLQKEDLLKTEPNDFEQGLVHDLFVKSIDTKSRAFNKRILPPGYTWMEDATMANIVFSHPEDRNAHNKVFGGFLMRNALELSWALAYNFAKRRPKLEHISDISFHHPVDVSSMLNMQAHVIYTDLHYMQIVVLADVYDAVTGQQTTTNSFYYTYSVAERLPHIMPKTYHEAMYYIEGRRKFRFAMGLDAPKNAAKPT, from the exons ATGCAGCCTGCAGTTCCTGCCGGTTGTTGGCAACAGCTGTGTAGATTATCGGCGAAGCCTCGACG CACAATGTTCCTGCTGAGAACGTCACTCGCTTCGATTGGATCAAAGATATTCCAGAGAACTGCCCTTCGGACTTCGGTCGTTATCAGTGGGAAGAATAACAATGGTATTGGTAAATTTGCCGTTTTTGGACAGAG CATGTCGCATATTAGCTACCTTAAAGGGCAATGTGACTTGGAATGCACTGCAGGGACAATGAACGATG TAAAGGAAGTCATTATCAAAAAGCTTGGCATCGAAGTCGGGTATACCCCATTTGTGAGCACACGAGAACATCTCACCCAATATGCACCGAAATCGCTGGATGAATTGCCGCCACGGAGCATGCAGGATTCGTTCACTTCGGCTATCATTCCTCTGACGAGTGATAAGATTTTGAAGGATAAGTACGTCGGCTTCATGGGGAACGTTCGTTTGGGTCGCCTTATGGAAGATATGGACATGTTTGCAG TATGGGTAGTGCACAAACACCTGCTGTTGCCAAAACTACCGGAAGGGGTAGCTTTACCGTATACATTTGTGACCGTTATGGTCGATAAGATTGACTTTACGGATCTGGTCCCATCCCACGATGCAGACATCCGTCTATCGGGACACGTTAGCTGGGTTGGTCGCACTTCGATTGAAATCGTCGTATGGATGGAGCAAAAATTGCACGGAGAGTGGCGCAAGCTGACCCGAGCGCTGTTTCTGATGGCAGCTAGAGATGCAACAAATACGAAGGCTGCACTAATAAACCCTCTCGTACCGGCGAACGAAGAGGAAAAGGTCATATTCGATGGAGGCGAAT CTCGAAAAAAGCGACGCATTCAGCTGCAGAAGGAAGACTTGTTGAAAACGGAACCGAACGACTTCGAGCAAGGCCTGGTGCATGACTTGTTTGTCAAATCGATCGATACGAAGAGCCGGGCCTTCAATAAGCGTATCTTGCCCCCGGGATACACATGGATGGAGGACGCAACGATGGCCAACATTGTTTTCTCCCACCCGGAAGATCGCAATGCTCACAATAAGGTTTTCGGTGGATTCCTGATGAGGAACGCGCTGGAGTTGAGTTGGGCATTGgcctacaactttgccaagCGACGACCGAAACTGGAGCACATTTCCGATATTAGCTTCCACCATCCAGTAGATGTTTCTTCGATGCTGAACATGCAGGCTCATGTGATTTATACGGATCTACATTACATGCAAATTGTCGTGCTGGCAGATGTCTACGATGCCGTTACTGGACAGCAAACTACCACCAACTCTTTCTATTATACTTACTCAGTGGCAGAACGATTGCCGCACATTATGCCTAAGACTTATCACGAGGCTATGTATTACATAGAAGGACGCCGGAAATTCCGTTTTGCTATGGGCCTCGATGCTCCAAAGAATGCTGCAAAACCTACTTAA
- the LOC5578546 gene encoding acyl-coenzyme A thioesterase 9, mitochondrial isoform X3: protein MFLLRTSLASIGSKIFQRTALRTSVVISGKNNNGIGKFAVFGQSMSHISYLKGQCDLECTAGTMNDVKEVIIKKLGIEVGYTPFVSTREHLTQYAPKSLDELPPRSMQDSFTSAIIPLTSDKILKDKYVGFMGNVRLGRLMEDMDMFAVWVVHKHLLLPKLPEGVALPYTFVTVMVDKIDFTDLVPSHDADIRLSGHVSWVGRTSIEIVVWMEQKLHGEWRKLTRALFLMAARDATNTKAALINPLVPANEEEKVIFDGGESRKKRRIQLQKEDLLKTEPNDFEQGLVHDLFVKSIDTKSRAFNKRILPPGYTWMEDATMANIVFSHPEDRNAHNKVFGGFLMRNALELSWALAYNFAKRRPKLEHISDISFHHPVDVSSMLNMQAHVIYTDLHYMQIVVLADVYDAVTGQQTTTNSFYYTYSVAERLPHIMPKTYHEAMYYIEGRRKFRFAMGLDAPKNAAKPT from the exons ATGTTCCTGCTGAGAACGTCACTCGCTTCGATTGGATCAAAGATATTCCAGAGAACTGCCCTTCGGACTTCGGTCGTTATCAGTGGGAAGAATAACAATGGTATTGGTAAATTTGCCGTTTTTGGACAGAG CATGTCGCATATTAGCTACCTTAAAGGGCAATGTGACTTGGAATGCACTGCAGGGACAATGAACGATG TAAAGGAAGTCATTATCAAAAAGCTTGGCATCGAAGTCGGGTATACCCCATTTGTGAGCACACGAGAACATCTCACCCAATATGCACCGAAATCGCTGGATGAATTGCCGCCACGGAGCATGCAGGATTCGTTCACTTCGGCTATCATTCCTCTGACGAGTGATAAGATTTTGAAGGATAAGTACGTCGGCTTCATGGGGAACGTTCGTTTGGGTCGCCTTATGGAAGATATGGACATGTTTGCAG TATGGGTAGTGCACAAACACCTGCTGTTGCCAAAACTACCGGAAGGGGTAGCTTTACCGTATACATTTGTGACCGTTATGGTCGATAAGATTGACTTTACGGATCTGGTCCCATCCCACGATGCAGACATCCGTCTATCGGGACACGTTAGCTGGGTTGGTCGCACTTCGATTGAAATCGTCGTATGGATGGAGCAAAAATTGCACGGAGAGTGGCGCAAGCTGACCCGAGCGCTGTTTCTGATGGCAGCTAGAGATGCAACAAATACGAAGGCTGCACTAATAAACCCTCTCGTACCGGCGAACGAAGAGGAAAAGGTCATATTCGATGGAGGCGAAT CTCGAAAAAAGCGACGCATTCAGCTGCAGAAGGAAGACTTGTTGAAAACGGAACCGAACGACTTCGAGCAAGGCCTGGTGCATGACTTGTTTGTCAAATCGATCGATACGAAGAGCCGGGCCTTCAATAAGCGTATCTTGCCCCCGGGATACACATGGATGGAGGACGCAACGATGGCCAACATTGTTTTCTCCCACCCGGAAGATCGCAATGCTCACAATAAGGTTTTCGGTGGATTCCTGATGAGGAACGCGCTGGAGTTGAGTTGGGCATTGgcctacaactttgccaagCGACGACCGAAACTGGAGCACATTTCCGATATTAGCTTCCACCATCCAGTAGATGTTTCTTCGATGCTGAACATGCAGGCTCATGTGATTTATACGGATCTACATTACATGCAAATTGTCGTGCTGGCAGATGTCTACGATGCCGTTACTGGACAGCAAACTACCACCAACTCTTTCTATTATACTTACTCAGTGGCAGAACGATTGCCGCACATTATGCCTAAGACTTATCACGAGGCTATGTATTACATAGAAGGACGCCGGAAATTCCGTTTTGCTATGGGCCTCGATGCTCCAAAGAATGCTGCAAAACCTACTTAA